The following proteins are encoded in a genomic region of Tenacibaculum sp. 190524A05c:
- a CDS encoding cyclophilin-like family protein: MNNILSTEEFQLEIEWDLNSGIINSILNSNPIEGVANNIGGEVFFYQYDLDIPFNGEEKEVFEEGDVIYWKSPTDPEKFGILFMYGNTDYGDGTKPRTSSPGIKIGTIKDIKSISKISTGSILKLG, encoded by the coding sequence ATGAATAACATACTGAGTACTGAAGAATTTCAACTTGAAATTGAATGGGATTTAAATTCCGGAATTATAAATTCAATATTGAATTCCAATCCTATAGAAGGCGTCGCAAACAATATTGGCGGAGAAGTATTTTTTTATCAGTATGATTTAGATATTCCTTTTAACGGAGAAGAAAAAGAAGTTTTTGAAGAAGGAGACGTTATTTATTGGAAATCTCCAACTGATCCGGAAAAATTTGGGATTTTATTTATGTATGGAAATACAGATTATGGTGATGGCACAAAACCAAGAACTTCAAGTCCTGGAATAAAAATAGGAACCATCAAGGATATAAAATCAATATCAAAAATATCAACAGGAAGTATACTTAAGTTAGGATAA
- a CDS encoding NAD(P)/FAD-dependent oxidoreductase — MVQSYKKKPKLQEQYDTIVIGSGMGGLATAAILAKEGQKVLVLERHYTPGGFTHIFKRKGYEWDVGIHYIGDVQRENSILKKIFDYVSNDQLNWEDMGEVYDRIIIGDKQYDFVKGVKNFKAKMISYFPEEEKAINTYIKLVFEAVKTSKNYYISKTISPLLNTLIGGFLKKPFYKYSDKTTYEVLKSLTNNEELIKVLTGQYGDYGLPPKQSSFSMHASVARHYFGGGSFPIGGSSQIVNTISPVISDAGGTILTNAEVDEVIVKNNKAIGVKMLDGKEIFARNIVSNAGIITTYTKLLPQQTVQKHKLFDNLQKVKPSVAHVSLYIGLDGSPEELEIPKTNYWIYPDKIDHDTCVQNYLEDLSQPFPVVYLSFPSAKDPDWSNRYPSKSSIDIITLIPYETFEKWSDTSWKKRGDEYEKIKEEIAQRLLAELYKQLPQVEGKVSYYELSTPLTTKHFVNYQKGEIYGLDHSPERYRQPFLKPKTPIKNFYLTGQDIVTAGIGGALFSGVLSAIAVTGKNILKKIQ, encoded by the coding sequence ATGGTTCAATCGTACAAGAAAAAACCCAAACTACAGGAACAATATGATACAATAGTTATTGGATCAGGAATGGGTGGTTTAGCAACAGCTGCAATCTTAGCTAAAGAAGGTCAGAAAGTTTTAGTCCTTGAAAGACACTATACTCCTGGAGGATTCACTCATATTTTTAAACGTAAAGGTTATGAGTGGGATGTAGGAATTCATTACATCGGAGATGTACAGCGAGAAAATAGTATCCTTAAAAAAATATTTGATTACGTAAGTAACGATCAATTAAACTGGGAGGATATGGGTGAAGTTTATGATCGTATTATTATTGGTGATAAACAGTATGATTTTGTTAAAGGTGTTAAGAATTTTAAAGCAAAAATGATCAGCTACTTCCCTGAAGAAGAAAAAGCCATAAACACCTACATTAAATTAGTTTTTGAAGCTGTAAAAACAAGTAAAAACTATTATATCAGCAAAACAATTTCTCCTTTGTTAAATACCCTCATTGGAGGATTTTTGAAAAAACCTTTTTACAAATATTCTGATAAAACTACATACGAAGTTCTTAAATCTTTAACCAATAACGAGGAGTTAATAAAAGTTCTAACGGGTCAGTATGGTGATTATGGATTGCCTCCAAAACAAAGTAGTTTTTCCATGCATGCTTCTGTAGCTCGTCATTATTTTGGTGGAGGAAGTTTTCCCATAGGAGGATCTTCTCAAATCGTAAATACAATTTCACCTGTGATTTCTGATGCTGGAGGTACAATTTTAACTAATGCAGAAGTCGATGAAGTTATAGTTAAGAACAATAAAGCTATTGGTGTTAAAATGTTAGATGGAAAAGAAATATTTGCCAGAAATATTGTGAGTAACGCCGGAATCATAACAACCTACACAAAGTTACTACCTCAACAAACAGTACAAAAGCATAAATTATTTGATAACTTACAAAAAGTAAAACCTTCGGTTGCGCATGTAAGTCTATATATTGGATTAGACGGATCACCAGAAGAATTGGAAATACCCAAAACAAATTATTGGATATATCCTGATAAAATAGATCATGATACTTGTGTGCAAAATTATTTAGAAGATTTATCACAACCCTTCCCTGTTGTATATCTTTCATTTCCTTCAGCTAAAGATCCAGATTGGTCTAATCGTTATCCGAGTAAAAGTTCGATTGATATAATTACTTTAATTCCATATGAAACTTTCGAAAAATGGTCTGATACTTCATGGAAAAAAAGAGGTGATGAATATGAAAAAATAAAAGAAGAAATCGCTCAGCGTCTTTTAGCGGAATTATATAAACAATTGCCACAAGTAGAAGGAAAGGTTTCTTATTATGAATTATCTACACCACTTACAACAAAGCATTTCGTGAATTATCAAAAGGGAGAAATTTATGGATTAGATCATAGTCCAGAACGATATAGACAACCTTTTTTAAAACCTAAAACTCCGATTAAAAATTTCTACCTAACTGGTCAAGATATTGTTACAGCAGGTATTGGAGGCGCTTTATTTTCTGGTGTATTATCAGCAATTGCAGTAACAGGAAAAAACATTCTTAAGAAAATTCAATAA
- a CDS encoding VOC family protein, which translates to MKRIISVVLFSLIISSCSDSEKNAIQLEKIKSLETKIDSLNQLVENSKSTKGQIATFLTFQKDNAEQAMNFYMDLFDNSEIINLKRWEKGSPGKEGKIMHATFKLNDKLFMCSDSPAIHAWDFTPAVSNFIECKDENQIKELFTKLSENGKVMMPLGNYGFSQKFGFVEDQFGVSWQLNLE; encoded by the coding sequence ATGAAAAGAATTATATCAGTTGTATTGTTCTCGTTAATTATCAGTAGTTGTTCTGATTCTGAAAAGAATGCTATTCAACTTGAAAAAATTAAATCTCTGGAAACTAAAATTGATAGTTTAAATCAATTAGTGGAAAACTCAAAAAGTACGAAGGGACAAATTGCAACCTTCTTGACTTTTCAAAAAGATAATGCAGAACAAGCCATGAATTTTTACATGGATTTATTTGACAATTCAGAGATAATTAACCTGAAACGATGGGAAAAAGGAAGCCCAGGAAAAGAAGGGAAAATCATGCATGCTACATTCAAATTAAATGATAAACTATTTATGTGTAGTGATAGTCCTGCTATCCATGCTTGGGATTTCACTCCTGCAGTTTCAAACTTTATAGAATGTAAAGACGAAAATCAAATAAAAGAATTGTTCACAAAACTTTCTGAAAATGGAAAAGTTATGATGCCCCTCGGAAATTATGGGTTTAGTCAAAAATTTGGATTTGTAGAAGATCAATTTGGAGTATCTTGGCAATTGAATTTAGAATAA
- a CDS encoding ZIP family metal transporter, with protein sequence MIQLILYSGFAGITVFLGGILANYFNHHVKESPVKYEITHTLMSFGAGIILSALALVLIPKGMQELNLFPFIFSFLFGALLFMILDQYLAKKGGQTATLLAMMMDFIPESVALGAVYAIEPDMSTLLAVFIGLQNLPEAFNAFRDLVQSGFTIHKTLIIFFFLSFFGIIGALIGHFVLSNYPDLTSHLMTFASGGILYLLIQDIIPESKLEKSYLTSLGAILGFLIGIIGEKII encoded by the coding sequence ATGATTCAGCTTATACTATATTCAGGTTTTGCAGGCATTACAGTTTTCTTAGGAGGAATTTTAGCAAATTACTTTAATCATCATGTTAAAGAAAGCCCAGTTAAATATGAAATAACCCATACCTTAATGTCATTCGGTGCAGGTATAATTTTATCTGCTCTTGCATTGGTTTTAATACCGAAAGGAATGCAAGAATTAAATTTATTTCCTTTCATTTTTTCATTTCTTTTTGGAGCTCTCTTATTTATGATCCTCGATCAATATCTAGCTAAAAAAGGAGGACAAACGGCAACTCTTCTGGCAATGATGATGGATTTTATCCCTGAATCTGTTGCTCTTGGAGCTGTTTATGCAATCGAACCAGATATGTCTACATTATTAGCGGTATTTATTGGTTTGCAAAATCTACCCGAGGCTTTTAATGCTTTTAGAGATTTAGTCCAAAGTGGATTCACCATACATAAAACTTTAATCATATTCTTTTTCTTAAGCTTTTTTGGGATTATTGGAGCATTAATAGGACATTTTGTACTAAGTAATTATCCAGATTTAACTTCACATTTAATGACTTTTGCTAGTGGTGGAATTCTGTATTTATTAATTCAAGATATTATCCCTGAAAGTAAATTAGAAAAAAGTTATCTAACGTCTTTAGGAGCTATTTTAGGTTTTTTAATTGGGATTATTGGTGAAAAGATTATATGA
- a CDS encoding flavin monoamine oxidase family protein, with the protein MTRKEFIKICSLLGISSVFHPTLSALNKIKSNNSSNKNDGKVLIIGAGAAGLTAAYKLSQLGIDFQILEASPTYGGRMKTAKDFVDFPIPLGAEWLHVERDVFDDAIKNPSVKVNIKTVGYSSDDYGIYNGEELSMDDMGFGIDQKFIGSSWLNFFEQYILPSVKNKISYNQIVNSIDYSKDLIKVTTQKGKFEADNVIITIPVKILQNDTIKFTPDVPEYKIEAFTEVEVWEGLKVFIEFSEKFYPTAIETKVKPKNSGQKMYYDASYGQNSKRNVLGLFVVGSATLPYLELSDNELIKYILNELDEAFDGKASASYMKHITQNWSKEPFIEGAYVNDKEGWRTIKSLGKSINNKLYFAGTSYTTGDDWGGVHNAIYSGIRAIEEMLE; encoded by the coding sequence ATGACACGAAAAGAGTTTATAAAAATCTGTAGTCTGTTAGGAATATCTTCTGTTTTCCATCCCACTCTTTCGGCATTAAACAAAATTAAATCTAACAATTCAAGCAATAAAAACGATGGTAAAGTATTAATAATTGGAGCAGGAGCTGCGGGTTTAACTGCTGCTTATAAGTTATCACAATTGGGAATTGATTTTCAAATTTTAGAGGCTTCACCTACTTACGGCGGTAGAATGAAAACAGCGAAAGACTTTGTGGATTTTCCAATTCCACTTGGAGCAGAATGGCTTCATGTTGAAAGGGATGTTTTTGACGATGCAATTAAGAATCCTTCTGTTAAAGTAAATATCAAAACTGTTGGTTATTCATCTGATGATTACGGGATATACAATGGAGAAGAACTCTCTATGGACGATATGGGATTTGGAATTGATCAGAAGTTTATTGGTTCATCTTGGCTGAACTTTTTCGAGCAATATATTCTTCCTTCCGTAAAAAATAAGATTTCTTATAACCAAATCGTAAATTCTATTGACTATTCGAAAGATCTAATTAAAGTCACAACCCAAAAAGGTAAATTTGAAGCAGACAACGTAATCATAACAATACCCGTAAAAATACTTCAAAACGATACTATAAAATTTACACCTGATGTACCAGAATATAAAATTGAAGCATTTACAGAAGTTGAAGTATGGGAAGGTCTAAAAGTTTTTATTGAATTTTCGGAAAAGTTTTATCCAACTGCAATCGAAACAAAAGTAAAACCAAAAAACTCTGGTCAAAAAATGTATTACGATGCTTCTTATGGACAAAATTCAAAACGTAATGTGCTAGGATTATTTGTAGTAGGCTCTGCTACTCTACCCTATTTAGAATTATCAGATAATGAATTAATTAAATATATTTTAAATGAGCTTGATGAAGCTTTTGATGGGAAGGCATCTGCTAGTTACATGAAACACATCACACAAAACTGGAGTAAAGAACCGTTTATTGAAGGTGCATATGTAAATGACAAAGAGGGTTGGAGAACAATAAAAAGTTTAGGAAAATCAATAAATAACAAACTATATTTTGCTGGAACTTCCTACACAACTGGTGATGATTGGGGTGGTGTTCATAATGCTATATACTCAGGAATAAGAGCAATTGAAGAAATGTTAGAATAA
- a CDS encoding DUF1826 domain-containing protein → MKTADLIKNSIEGGTIDILDNIHNNEVNIAIYNRNIHHLNFEIYQLLKRKISLKVNGTTENILSEIAQTISTEDYNSLYNDIKSLLITFSNITGCTNFKLLLATVNTNMCKRFHMDFNSLRLLCTYSGPGTLWLTEDNINREALNANADNNSIVLNSNNIQQANTGDVIILKGANYGNQESLGVVHRSPSIEETKFQRLILRIDVVQ, encoded by the coding sequence ATGAAAACAGCAGACCTGATTAAAAATTCGATAGAAGGTGGAACTATAGATATTTTGGATAACATTCATAATAATGAGGTGAATATTGCAATTTATAATAGAAACATACATCACCTCAACTTTGAAATTTATCAATTACTTAAAAGAAAAATTTCACTAAAAGTAAACGGAACCACAGAAAATATTCTGAGCGAAATTGCTCAAACAATTTCAACAGAAGATTACAATTCGTTATACAATGACATTAAAAGCTTATTAATTACTTTTAGCAATATTACAGGCTGCACTAATTTCAAATTATTACTAGCAACTGTAAATACAAATATGTGTAAACGATTTCATATGGATTTTAATTCTTTAAGACTTTTATGCACTTATAGTGGACCTGGAACATTATGGCTTACAGAAGATAATATTAACAGAGAAGCTCTAAACGCTAATGCAGATAATAATTCAATTGTACTCAATTCGAATAATATTCAACAAGCAAATACAGGTGATGTAATTATATTAAAAGGTGCAAACTATGGAAACCAAGAATCTTTAGGTGTTGTTCATCGAAGTCCATCTATTGAAGAAACTAAATTTCAAAGACTTATACTTAGAATCGATGTAGTTCAATAA
- a CDS encoding VOC family protein — translation MKVTIISIPVRDQEKAFQFYTEKLGFLKNKDIPLGNGNRWLTLVSKEDPNGPEILLEPAPLHFEPSKIYQDALMEAGIPYTQFDVKDVDEEYNRLQKLGVVFSLAPKEMGTVKVAVFNDTCGNNIQLIETLS, via the coding sequence ATGAAAGTTACTATTATCAGCATTCCAGTAAGAGATCAAGAAAAAGCTTTTCAATTTTACACCGAGAAATTAGGTTTTCTAAAAAACAAAGATATTCCCTTGGGAAATGGAAACAGATGGCTAACTTTAGTCTCTAAAGAAGATCCTAACGGACCTGAAATACTTTTAGAACCTGCACCTCTACATTTTGAACCATCTAAGATTTATCAAGATGCTTTAATGGAAGCTGGAATTCCTTATACTCAATTCGATGTTAAAGATGTTGATGAAGAATATAATCGATTACAAAAACTTGGTGTAGTATTTAGTTTAGCTCCTAAAGAAATGGGAACTGTAAAAGTCGCTGTTTTTAATGATACTTGCGGCAATAATATCCAACTGATTGAGACACTTTCTTAA
- a CDS encoding tetratricopeptide repeat protein: MKKIFAIFFTLCSFTAFSQSPNYDQFEKEYAKGNIEVAINYLKKALKNDEKHKGLLYAWLGDAYLKQKKFKASADCYVKVVEHTDELQNNGLIYFSIGTNYYFAQEYKKAITYLEKSLEAGHKDSGIANNLGWCYAETKKYSKAIEYFEMAYNEDPKLINNINNLGYAYYLNGELNKAEELILKAQKIDTNNSFVYRNLGLIALKRKQKNKACTYLDKAIEKGIINEWGEHYIKELVLYCKK, from the coding sequence ATGAAAAAGATATTTGCTATTTTCTTTACACTGTGTTCTTTTACAGCATTCTCACAAAGTCCTAATTATGATCAATTCGAGAAAGAATATGCAAAAGGAAATATAGAAGTAGCTATAAATTACTTGAAAAAAGCTTTAAAAAACGATGAAAAACATAAAGGACTTCTTTATGCTTGGCTTGGTGATGCCTATTTAAAACAAAAGAAATTTAAAGCTTCTGCAGATTGTTACGTAAAGGTTGTTGAACACACCGATGAACTTCAAAATAATGGTTTAATTTATTTTTCAATTGGTACCAATTATTATTTCGCTCAAGAATATAAAAAAGCGATTACTTATCTTGAGAAATCACTTGAAGCTGGTCATAAAGATTCTGGTATTGCAAATAATTTAGGTTGGTGCTATGCCGAAACAAAAAAATATTCAAAAGCTATTGAATACTTTGAAATGGCATATAATGAAGATCCTAAATTAATTAATAACATAAACAATTTAGGATATGCATATTACTTAAATGGTGAACTTAATAAAGCAGAAGAGCTAATTTTAAAAGCACAAAAAATTGATACTAATAATTCTTTTGTTTACCGAAACCTCGGACTGATTGCCCTAAAAAGAAAACAAAAAAATAAAGCTTGTACCTACCTTGATAAAGCAATAGAAAAAGGAATAATTAATGAATGGGGAGAACATTATATTAAAGAATTAGTACTGTATTGTAAAAAATAA
- a CDS encoding penicillin acylase family protein — translation MKLLKKLLIFLFIVAILLTVSYWIISKSLSPNYNGEIEISGLKDKVTVFYDDNGVPHINAENNEDALRAFGYVHAQDRLWQMELIRRLAAGRLAEIFGKDLVRVDKLFSGLGIEEAAVNSIEGIDKSSEAYKLTMAYLDGINQFIEEGATPLEFYLVGVEKEKYTIKDIYNVFGYMAFSFAAAHKTDPILNEIKEKYGSKHMQELVSSFSENLTVNKTQKNPEIKATMAQALNLIYDKLPVSPFIGSNSWVLGPEKTANGKVILANDPHIGFSQPSVWYQSHIKTPTYEIYGFNLALTPFPLLGHNREYAYGLTMLANDDIDFYIEQNNPENHLEYKTEKGFEKYEIVDKTIKIKGEQDTTYQIKVSRHGPIMNDIIEHLNDERPIAMQWIYTKLPNQLLLDVSYDMAHANSMDSFKKGAAKVHAPGLNIMYGDAKGNVGWFSSAKLYQVRDSLFRQAYLDGASGKDEIIDYVDFEENPQATNPDWNYVYSANHQIDTVRGKLYPGYYQPQDRSKRIVDILESKKKFNKEEMKDMIFDITSSTASTIIKDMLVGVDVNSLSPSGKKAYEIVSNWDGSYTKNSVAATIYNRLLFEFYKATYQDEMRSGFDIFLNTQTAKRVLAEQVKRQESVWWDNVNTKTVEKRVDVVNGVFNNAISFLEKQLGENVDDWRWDRVLSVEHEHAIGKAGGILRKLFNVGPFTTVGGNEVLNNQIFHLDSTGYYKVKSGPSTRRVIDFSDIENSVAVIPTGQSGNVFSPYYKNQALQYVNGEFVKMKLNQEEIEKSEQKLVLQPK, via the coding sequence ATGAAACTACTAAAAAAACTCCTAATTTTTTTATTCATCGTCGCAATTTTATTAACCGTTTCTTATTGGATTATCAGTAAATCTCTTTCTCCGAATTATAATGGAGAAATAGAAATTTCAGGATTAAAAGATAAAGTTACCGTGTTTTATGACGATAATGGAGTTCCTCATATTAATGCAGAAAATAACGAAGATGCTTTAAGAGCATTTGGATATGTTCACGCACAAGATAGATTATGGCAGATGGAGTTGATTCGACGATTAGCTGCTGGAAGATTAGCCGAAATATTTGGGAAAGATTTAGTTAGGGTTGATAAACTTTTTTCTGGTTTAGGAATTGAGGAAGCTGCAGTAAATAGTATTGAAGGAATTGATAAGTCTAGTGAAGCGTATAAGTTAACAATGGCTTATTTAGATGGAATTAATCAGTTTATAGAGGAAGGAGCAACTCCATTAGAGTTTTATTTAGTAGGTGTAGAAAAAGAGAAATATACCATTAAAGATATTTACAATGTTTTTGGATATATGGCATTTAGCTTTGCTGCTGCTCATAAAACTGATCCAATATTGAATGAAATAAAAGAGAAATATGGAAGTAAGCATATGCAAGAATTGGTTTCGTCATTCTCGGAAAATTTAACGGTAAATAAAACTCAGAAGAATCCTGAGATTAAAGCTACAATGGCTCAAGCTTTAAATTTGATTTACGATAAGTTACCTGTTTCTCCATTTATAGGAAGTAATTCTTGGGTTTTAGGTCCAGAGAAAACAGCTAATGGAAAAGTTATTTTAGCTAATGATCCGCATATAGGATTTTCGCAACCCTCTGTTTGGTATCAATCTCACATAAAAACACCAACTTATGAAATTTATGGTTTCAATTTAGCGTTAACACCATTTCCGTTATTAGGTCATAATAGAGAATATGCTTATGGTTTAACTATGTTAGCAAATGATGATATTGATTTTTATATAGAACAAAATAATCCAGAAAATCATTTAGAATACAAAACAGAAAAAGGATTTGAGAAGTACGAAATAGTTGATAAAACTATTAAAATTAAAGGAGAGCAAGATACTACCTATCAAATAAAAGTTAGTCGTCATGGACCAATAATGAATGATATTATTGAGCATTTAAATGATGAAAGACCTATTGCTATGCAATGGATTTATACGAAACTTCCGAATCAATTATTGTTAGATGTTTCTTACGATATGGCGCATGCAAATTCAATGGATAGTTTTAAGAAAGGAGCAGCAAAGGTTCATGCGCCAGGTTTAAATATTATGTATGGTGATGCTAAAGGAAATGTAGGATGGTTTTCTTCAGCAAAATTATATCAAGTCAGAGATAGCTTATTTAGACAAGCTTATTTAGACGGAGCTTCTGGAAAAGATGAGATTATTGATTATGTTGATTTTGAAGAAAATCCGCAAGCAACAAATCCGGATTGGAATTATGTATATTCTGCAAATCATCAAATAGATACGGTTAGAGGTAAATTGTATCCGGGATATTATCAACCACAAGATAGGTCTAAAAGAATTGTTGATATTTTAGAAAGTAAGAAGAAGTTCAATAAAGAAGAAATGAAAGATATGATTTTTGATATTACTTCTTCAACAGCTTCAACAATAATAAAAGATATGCTGGTTGGAGTTGATGTGAATTCTTTATCTCCTTCAGGAAAGAAAGCTTATGAAATTGTCAGTAATTGGGATGGAAGTTACACTAAAAACAGTGTTGCTGCTACCATTTATAACAGACTGTTATTCGAATTTTATAAGGCTACTTACCAAGATGAAATGAGAAGTGGGTTTGATATTTTCTTAAATACTCAAACGGCAAAAAGAGTTTTAGCTGAACAAGTGAAACGACAGGAATCAGTTTGGTGGGATAACGTTAATACTAAAACTGTTGAGAAAAGAGTAGATGTAGTAAATGGCGTTTTTAATAATGCAATTTCGTTTTTAGAAAAGCAATTAGGAGAAAATGTTGATGATTGGAGATGGGATAGAGTTTTGTCTGTTGAACATGAACATGCTATTGGTAAAGCAGGAGGTATACTTAGAAAATTATTTAATGTAGGTCCATTTACTACGGTAGGAGGAAATGAAGTGTTGAATAATCAAATATTTCATTTAGATAGTACTGGTTATTATAAGGTGAAATCTGGACCTTCAACAAGAAGAGTTATTGATTTTTCTGATATTGAGAATAGTGTGGCTGTTATTCCAACAGGACAGTCTGGAAATGTATTTAGTCCGTATTATAAAAATCAAGCTTTACAATATGTAAACGGAGAGTTTGTTAAAATGAAATTAAATCAGGAAGAAATTGAGAAGTCTGAGCAAAAATTGGTGTTACAACCAAAATAA
- a CDS encoding DegT/DnrJ/EryC1/StrS family aminotransferase: MKKIHMVDLQSQYQKIKDTVDASIQEVLNSSAYINGPYVKEFQADLEKYLDVKHVIPCANGTDALQIAMMGLGLQPGDEVITADFTFAATVEVIGLLNLTPVLVDVEPDTFNIDIDALKKAITPKTKAIVPVHLFGQVANMEAILEIAKEHNLFVIEDNAQAIGANYTFKDGSKQKAGTIGDVGTTSFFPSKNLGCYGDGGAIFTNDDDLAHIIRGIVNHGMYKRYYHDVVGVNSRLDSIQAAVLKAKLPLLDGYCNARRKAAKFYNNAFASNPNIVTPTTSSCGQICETCDCHVFHQYTLQITNGKRDELHKHLLDNGIANAIYYPVPLHKQKAYADERYNEDDFKITNQLVETVISLPMHTELDDEQLTFITKTINDFLS, encoded by the coding sequence ATGAAAAAAATTCATATGGTTGACTTACAAAGTCAATACCAAAAAATTAAGGATACCGTAGATGCATCAATACAAGAAGTTTTGAATTCTTCAGCATATATTAACGGTCCTTACGTAAAAGAATTTCAAGCAGATTTAGAAAAATATTTGGATGTTAAACATGTAATTCCTTGTGCAAATGGAACAGACGCGTTGCAAATTGCAATGATGGGATTAGGTTTACAACCTGGAGATGAAGTTATAACTGCTGATTTTACTTTTGCTGCTACAGTAGAAGTAATTGGACTATTGAATTTAACTCCTGTTTTAGTTGATGTTGAACCTGATACTTTTAACATTGATATTGACGCATTAAAAAAAGCAATAACACCTAAAACCAAAGCAATTGTTCCTGTACATTTATTCGGACAAGTGGCTAATATGGAGGCTATCTTAGAAATTGCAAAAGAGCATAATTTATTCGTTATTGAAGATAACGCTCAGGCAATTGGAGCGAATTATACCTTCAAGGATGGATCTAAGCAAAAAGCTGGTACAATAGGAGATGTTGGAACCACATCGTTCTTCCCTTCGAAAAATTTAGGTTGCTATGGTGATGGTGGAGCAATCTTTACTAATGATGATGATTTAGCTCATATCATTAGAGGAATTGTTAACCACGGAATGTATAAAAGATACTATCATGATGTTGTAGGTGTAAATTCGAGGTTAGATAGTATTCAAGCAGCAGTATTAAAGGCTAAACTTCCATTACTAGATGGATATTGTAATGCACGCAGAAAAGCTGCTAAATTTTATAACAACGCCTTTGCTTCTAATCCAAATATTGTAACACCAACTACTTCAAGTTGCGGTCAAATTTGTGAAACTTGCGATTGTCATGTTTTCCATCAGTATACATTACAAATTACAAATGGAAAAAGAGACGAGCTTCACAAACATTTACTAGATAATGGAATTGCCAATGCAATCTACTATCCAGTTCCTTTACACAAGCAAAAAGCATATGCAGATGAACGTTATAATGAGGACGACTTTAAAATTACGAATCAGTTAGTAGAAACAGTAATCTCTTTACCAATGCATACAGAATTGGATGACGAGCAATTGACTTTTATTACGAAAACTATAAATGATTTTTTAAGCTAG
- the galE gene encoding UDP-glucose 4-epimerase GalE has product MKKILVTGGLGFIGSHTVVELQNAGFDVTIIDDLSNSKIEVLESIKEITGKLPEFHEIDLKVKKDVTDFFNNNNIDGIIHFAAFKAVGESVQKPLEYYENNIGSLVYLLQEMRDRSIDNFIFSSSCTVYGQADELPITEEAPIKKAESPYGNTKQIGEEIIRDTCKANGLNAISLRYFNPIGAHESAKIGELPLGVPQNLIPYVTQTAAGIREQLSVFGDDYNTPDGTAIRDYIHVVDLAKAHIAALQRLLQKENKNNFEFFNVGTGKGSSVLEIVTAFEKATNQKLNYKIAPRREGDITAAYADTNLANSELKWKTEKSIEEALQSAWEWQKKQ; this is encoded by the coding sequence ATGAAAAAAATACTTGTCACTGGAGGGTTAGGATTTATAGGTTCACATACAGTTGTAGAATTGCAAAATGCTGGTTTCGATGTGACGATTATAGATGATCTTTCAAATTCTAAAATTGAAGTTTTAGAAAGTATAAAAGAAATTACCGGTAAGCTTCCTGAATTCCACGAAATAGACCTCAAAGTAAAGAAAGATGTAACTGATTTTTTTAACAACAACAATATTGATGGAATTATTCATTTTGCAGCCTTTAAAGCTGTAGGAGAAAGTGTGCAAAAACCATTAGAGTATTATGAAAATAATATTGGGAGTTTAGTTTATCTTCTTCAAGAAATGCGAGATCGTTCTATTGATAATTTTATTTTTAGTTCTTCTTGTACGGTTTATGGACAGGCGGATGAATTACCAATAACCGAAGAAGCTCCTATCAAAAAAGCCGAATCTCCTTACGGAAACACAAAACAAATTGGTGAAGAAATCATTCGAGATACATGCAAAGCGAATGGATTAAATGCCATTTCTCTACGTTACTTCAACCCAATTGGAGCACACGAATCAGCTAAAATTGGAGAATTACCTCTTGGAGTTCCACAAAATTTAATTCCTTACGTTACACAAACAGCTGCAGGAATTAGAGAACAACTTTCTGTATTTGGAGATGATTATAACACACCAGATGGGACGGCCATTCGTGATTATATCCACGTAGTTGATTTAGCAAAAGCACATATCGCTGCACTCCAAAGATTACTTCAAAAAGAAAATAAAAATAACTTTGAGTTTTTCAATGTAGGTACAGGTAAAGGTAGTTCTGTTTTGGAAATTGTAACTGCTTTTGAAAAAGCTACAAATCAAAAGTTGAATTATAAAATAGCACCACGTCGAGAAGGAGATATTACAGCTGCATATGCTGACACCAATTTGGCTAACAGTGAACTCAAGTGGAAGACTGAAAAATCAATTGAAGAAGCTTTACAATCTGCTTGGGAATGGCAGAAAAAACAATAA